Proteins encoded together in one Mycobacterium simiae window:
- a CDS encoding amidase encodes MAKRWNMSRRGLLTLAGAAAGAAAVTGVVAELPRTPAAAPARPPRTIAEAGAMLRDRRTTSVQLTQAALAEAKRLQPQLNAFITLTDKQALDAAAKLDAELARGTDRGPLHGIPIVCKDLYSTAGVLTSVGSQVFAHRVPTEDAAVITRLTDAGAVSIGKTNLNEFAAGIDGKNVYYGDAHNALRSERSPGGSSSGTGAAVGAGIVAAGIGSDTGGSVRVPAAWNGIVGIRPTHGLVSLYGAFPRAPRFDVAGPLGRTVHDTAVMLTAMAGQDPRDPYSRPAPKTDYLAALDKGVAGLRIGLIEDYSLSGLDPDVEGAVRRVLPLLEHLGAQVTTVKVENLSTIMDFTPAFTILRWEFAQAMRDVYGPVADKSVFGPVVRADMAAAAKLTQADYDAAVARRASDAAPLRSTLDHVDLLLTPTMPTVAPRLDTRSDEFTRGRRYTIPFTYADLPSISVPCGRGAEGLPVAVQLVGPEFGEATLFRAAADIERHTSDW; translated from the coding sequence ATGGCGAAGCGCTGGAACATGTCTCGGCGAGGATTGCTGACGCTGGCGGGCGCGGCCGCGGGTGCGGCCGCCGTAACAGGAGTCGTTGCCGAGCTGCCCCGTACCCCCGCCGCAGCACCGGCGCGTCCCCCGCGGACCATCGCGGAGGCCGGCGCGATGCTGCGGGACCGCCGCACCACGTCGGTCCAGCTGACCCAGGCAGCCCTGGCCGAGGCGAAGCGGCTGCAGCCACAGCTGAACGCGTTCATCACGCTGACCGACAAACAGGCGCTGGACGCCGCGGCAAAGCTCGACGCCGAGTTGGCCCGCGGCACCGATCGTGGCCCGCTGCACGGCATTCCGATCGTCTGCAAGGACCTCTACTCCACCGCGGGTGTGCTCACCTCGGTCGGCTCGCAGGTCTTCGCGCATCGCGTGCCGACCGAGGACGCGGCCGTGATCACCCGGCTGACGGACGCCGGTGCGGTGAGCATCGGCAAGACCAACCTCAACGAGTTCGCCGCGGGCATCGATGGCAAGAACGTCTATTACGGCGACGCGCACAACGCACTGCGCTCGGAGCGATCGCCCGGCGGCTCCTCGAGCGGGACCGGTGCCGCGGTGGGCGCGGGCATCGTCGCGGCCGGCATCGGCAGCGACACCGGCGGCTCGGTGCGAGTCCCGGCCGCATGGAACGGCATCGTCGGAATTCGGCCCACGCACGGCCTGGTCAGCCTGTACGGCGCCTTCCCGCGCGCGCCGCGGTTCGACGTCGCGGGCCCGCTCGGCCGCACCGTGCACGACACCGCGGTGATGCTCACCGCCATGGCGGGTCAAGACCCTCGCGACCCGTATTCTCGGCCGGCCCCGAAAACCGACTACCTGGCCGCGCTCGACAAGGGCGTCGCGGGTTTGCGGATCGGGCTGATCGAGGACTACAGCCTGAGCGGTCTGGATCCCGACGTGGAGGGGGCGGTGCGCCGGGTCTTGCCGCTGCTCGAGCATCTCGGCGCGCAAGTCACCACCGTGAAGGTCGAAAACCTCTCCACCATTATGGATTTCACCCCGGCATTCACGATCCTGCGCTGGGAGTTTGCTCAGGCGATGCGCGACGTCTACGGCCCGGTCGCCGACAAGAGCGTCTTCGGGCCGGTGGTACGCGCCGACATGGCCGCGGCCGCCAAACTCACCCAGGCCGACTACGACGCGGCGGTGGCGCGACGCGCGTCCGACGCGGCACCGCTGCGCTCCACACTCGACCACGTCGACCTGCTCCTGACGCCGACGATGCCTACCGTGGCGCCGCGGCTGGACACCCGGTCCGACGAGTTCACCCGCGGCCGGCGCTACACCATTCCGTTTACCTATGCGGACTTGCCGTCGATCTCGGTACCGTGTGGCCGCGGCGCCGAAGGGCTCCCGGTGGCGGTACAACTCGTGGGTCCCGAGTTCGGTGAGGCGACGCTGTTCCGCGCCGCCGCGGACATCGAGCGTCACACCAGCGATTGGTAG
- a CDS encoding TIGR03619 family F420-dependent LLM class oxidoreductase, translated as MKLGFALPIVGPAVNSAAGLSAFCGGLEDLGYDTLWVGDRLVTPVEMHSVYPGKEQPYPAQMTRYLDPVLLWTVAATATRRVRLNASTLSTFYYEPVHLARLLTTLDVLSEGRLDVGVGIGWMKDEHDIARGADWRRRGRMLDDLLAFLQKWWTTTPVSWESEFFSLPPVHADLRPVQAGGPPIWIGGASEAAMRRVGRVGTGWLGVEGLQGEVTDHLWSIARRAAQDAGRDPEALKTAMRINLEPGTSVDSVAGKLERLAESGADEAIVDAFAMFPTLDQMLDFAGQIIARWSGHGPA; from the coding sequence GGCCCGCTGTCAACAGCGCCGCTGGTCTCAGCGCGTTCTGCGGCGGACTCGAAGACCTCGGCTACGACACGCTGTGGGTCGGCGATCGCCTGGTCACGCCCGTTGAGATGCATAGCGTCTATCCGGGCAAAGAGCAGCCGTATCCGGCGCAGATGACTCGTTACCTGGATCCGGTGCTGCTGTGGACGGTCGCCGCGACGGCGACCAGGCGGGTGCGGCTCAACGCCAGCACGCTCAGCACCTTCTACTACGAGCCGGTGCACCTGGCCCGGCTGCTGACCACGCTCGACGTGCTCAGCGAAGGCCGCCTTGACGTCGGCGTGGGGATCGGGTGGATGAAGGACGAGCACGACATCGCCCGCGGCGCGGACTGGCGCCGACGCGGACGGATGCTCGATGATCTGCTGGCGTTCCTGCAAAAGTGGTGGACGACCACCCCGGTGTCCTGGGAGAGCGAATTCTTCTCCCTGCCGCCGGTCCATGCCGACCTGCGCCCGGTCCAGGCCGGCGGTCCACCCATTTGGATCGGCGGTGCCAGCGAAGCCGCGATGCGCCGGGTCGGTCGCGTCGGCACGGGCTGGCTCGGGGTCGAGGGGCTGCAGGGCGAGGTCACCGACCATTTGTGGTCGATTGCGCGCCGTGCGGCACAGGACGCCGGCCGCGATCCCGAGGCACTGAAGACGGCCATGCGGATCAACCTGGAACCGGGCACCTCCGTTGACTCTGTTGCCGGCAAGCTCGAGCGCCTTGCCGAGTCCGGTGCTGACGAGGCGATCGTGGATGCGTTCGCAATGTTCCCCACCCTTGATCAGATGCTTGACTTCGCGGGCCAGATAATCGCCCGATGGAGTGGTCATGGGCCGGCTTGA
- a CDS encoding transporter substrate-binding domain-containing protein, translated as MTVLHRPRGHPNPMGRLVKLLLSAVLAASTALVAACHSPRPDTHADNLDGIVHARIVRVCSTGDYEPLTYVDSQGQWSGLDIDLAHDLANRLGVALQLVQTTWSNVINDLDNRCDLAMGGISITLDRAQKARFSQPYLQDGKAAIARCAEAPKYRALADIDQPGVRVVVNPGGTNADFDRANLHRATIVDYADNTTIFDEIITGKADVMITDATEIRWQAKQHPQLCGVDVDKPFNFAQKAYMIHRGATMLQQWVNQWLNLVMHDGTYATISQKWLGMVVGP; from the coding sequence ATGACTGTGCTTCACCGGCCGCGCGGCCACCCCAACCCGATGGGCCGACTAGTGAAGTTGCTGCTGAGTGCGGTTTTAGCGGCGTCGACCGCCCTGGTTGCCGCATGCCACTCACCGCGGCCGGACACGCATGCCGACAATCTGGACGGCATAGTCCACGCGCGCATCGTGCGTGTTTGTAGCACCGGGGATTACGAACCGTTGACTTACGTTGACTCACAAGGGCAATGGAGCGGGTTGGACATCGACCTCGCCCACGACCTGGCCAACCGGCTCGGGGTAGCCCTACAACTCGTCCAAACTACCTGGTCGAACGTCATCAATGATCTCGACAACCGCTGCGACCTCGCCATGGGCGGCATCAGCATCACCCTCGACAGGGCGCAAAAGGCACGGTTCTCCCAGCCGTACCTGCAGGACGGAAAGGCTGCCATCGCGCGGTGCGCCGAAGCCCCGAAGTACCGTGCGCTGGCAGATATTGACCAACCGGGTGTCCGAGTCGTCGTCAATCCCGGAGGAACGAACGCGGACTTCGACCGGGCCAATCTACATCGCGCGACCATCGTCGACTACGCCGACAACACCACCATCTTCGACGAAATCATCACCGGCAAGGCCGATGTGATGATCACCGACGCCACCGAAATCCGCTGGCAGGCAAAGCAACACCCTCAGCTCTGCGGTGTGGACGTCGACAAACCCTTTAACTTCGCGCAGAAGGCGTACATGATTCACCGCGGCGCAACGATGTTGCAGCAATGGGTGAATCAGTGGCTCAACCT
- a CDS encoding chorismate mutase: protein MDAAARRLQTADVVAAVKFRTGGAVDDPVREHHVIDRASAAAAGKNIDPDYVAAVFRDQIDATNAIEHFRFAEWRLAPGAAPANAPELAQIRTVIDRLDRILVDEIAAQWDSLHSSACGTYLDEARNSVALARRLDDFSRRALIYATHSYCGIADSA, encoded by the coding sequence GTGGACGCGGCGGCGCGCCGGCTCCAGACGGCCGACGTCGTGGCCGCCGTGAAGTTCAGGACCGGCGGCGCCGTGGACGATCCGGTGCGCGAACACCACGTGATCGACCGCGCGAGCGCGGCGGCGGCTGGGAAGAATATCGATCCGGACTACGTCGCAGCGGTGTTTCGTGATCAGATTGACGCCACCAACGCCATCGAACATTTTCGATTCGCCGAGTGGCGGCTCGCCCCCGGTGCAGCCCCGGCGAACGCCCCCGAGCTGGCGCAAATCCGCACGGTCATAGACCGGCTGGATCGGATCCTGGTGGATGAGATCGCGGCGCAATGGGATTCGTTGCACTCATCGGCGTGCGGCACTTATTTGGATGAGGCGAGAAACTCAGTGGCGCTGGCACGCCGGCTCGACGACTTTTCCCGACGGGCACTGATCTACGCCACCCACTCCTACTGTGGAATCGCCGATTCCGCGTAG
- a CDS encoding fatty acid desaturase, whose product MASALAGLCLQLAVVPLWLLPANPAWGWLLVAMVPLTTPFWSLIHEAIHGSLQRERDRNDRLGRVLAIGYGAPFSLLKTGHLLHHRYSRTRRDRTEIYDPATTGWTTMAPGYYFRLLGGLYFAEVGSLLLVAAPRRYWSHLARRLDTPDTVAGLVLDSISRRHLRQFRLDGTAAILLYVAAGLAYGPHLWMLAAAVAARAVLISIADNAFHYGTSLDAPLEAMNLRLPLPLERFVLAFNLHSVHHRHPGLPWYELRSAFMADDDRFHLGWFGAVARQFRGPISAEARTLSTVAVNQTAP is encoded by the coding sequence GTGGCGAGCGCGTTGGCCGGGCTGTGTCTGCAGCTCGCGGTCGTGCCACTGTGGCTGCTGCCGGCGAATCCGGCCTGGGGTTGGCTCCTGGTGGCGATGGTGCCACTGACAACGCCGTTTTGGTCGCTCATCCATGAGGCGATCCACGGCAGCCTGCAGCGGGAAAGGGACCGCAACGATCGGCTCGGGCGAGTGCTCGCTATCGGCTACGGGGCGCCCTTTTCGCTGCTCAAAACGGGCCACCTGCTCCACCACCGGTACAGCCGCACTCGTCGGGATCGGACCGAGATCTACGATCCCGCCACCACGGGATGGACGACCATGGCGCCCGGTTACTATTTTCGGCTCCTCGGCGGGCTCTACTTTGCCGAAGTAGGCTCCCTGCTGCTGGTGGCCGCACCGCGTCGGTATTGGTCCCACCTGGCGCGCCGGCTCGACACGCCCGACACGGTCGCCGGCCTGGTACTGGACAGCATCAGCCGACGACACCTGCGGCAATTCCGTCTGGACGGGACAGCGGCGATCCTCCTCTACGTGGCCGCGGGCCTAGCGTATGGCCCGCACCTGTGGATGCTGGCCGCCGCCGTTGCCGCTCGCGCCGTACTGATCTCGATCGCGGACAACGCCTTTCACTACGGCACATCGTTGGATGCGCCGCTGGAGGCCATGAACCTGCGGCTGCCCTTACCGCTGGAACGATTCGTTCTCGCGTTCAACTTACATAGTGTCCACCACCGTCATCCGGGCCTGCCATGGTACGAGCTGCGGTCCGCCTTCATGGCTGACGATGACCGCTTTCACCTGGGCTGGTTCGGTGCCGTCGCGCGGCAGTTCCGTGGCCCAATCTCGGCCGAGGCGCGTACCCTTTCAACCGTCGCCGTCAACCAGACCGCGCCCTGA
- a CDS encoding alpha/beta hydrolase has translation MDYVLDPELAAVAAVLPKLDLADLASARAVERLIVEQLPKYEARIPLSVRDFTVSAHHHAAEVPVRVYASAEVEVPAPALLYLHGGAFVMGGLPMSDYMARLLVERAAVTVVAVDYRLAPEHPYPAGLEDCYAVLQWAVANGTEHGIDPQRLGVLGESAGGGLAAALTLLARDRGGPRLAAQFLDAPTIDDRLDTPSMTTLFDTPAWQSVNSPLSWRYYLEGTAQPGGDDVPIYAAPARATVENLTGLPPAYVTAYQIDPTRDEGLDYARRLIQAGVPTEVHHYLGAFHLAHIIPGTAIGARMIDDRIEAVRRLVHANSVRHRNGATDSATAAHRP, from the coding sequence GTGGACTACGTTCTTGATCCCGAGCTCGCGGCCGTGGCGGCAGTGCTGCCGAAGCTGGATCTCGCTGATCTGGCGTCGGCGCGTGCGGTCGAACGACTCATTGTCGAGCAGCTGCCCAAGTACGAGGCTCGAATCCCCCTGTCTGTCCGAGACTTCACCGTTTCCGCTCACCATCACGCCGCGGAGGTCCCAGTTCGCGTCTACGCCTCCGCCGAGGTGGAGGTGCCCGCACCGGCGCTGCTCTATCTGCATGGCGGCGCCTTCGTGATGGGTGGTCTGCCGATGTCGGACTACATGGCACGGCTGCTCGTCGAGCGGGCCGCTGTGACGGTCGTGGCGGTGGACTATCGGCTGGCGCCGGAGCACCCGTATCCCGCCGGTTTGGAGGACTGCTACGCGGTTTTGCAGTGGGCCGTCGCCAACGGCACCGAACACGGAATCGATCCGCAGCGCTTGGGTGTGCTGGGCGAGAGCGCCGGGGGCGGCCTGGCCGCGGCGCTAACGCTGCTTGCTCGCGATCGCGGTGGCCCGCGCTTGGCCGCTCAGTTTCTCGACGCCCCGACCATTGATGATCGCTTGGATACTCCGTCCATGACAACGCTTTTCGACACACCGGCGTGGCAGTCGGTCAACTCCCCGCTCAGCTGGCGCTACTACCTGGAAGGCACCGCGCAACCTGGAGGCGACGATGTCCCGATCTACGCCGCCCCGGCCCGCGCCACCGTCGAGAACCTAACCGGGCTGCCGCCGGCCTATGTCACCGCCTACCAGATCGATCCGACCCGGGACGAGGGACTCGACTACGCACGCCGCCTTATCCAGGCGGGAGTGCCCACGGAGGTGCACCACTACCTGGGCGCGTTCCACCTCGCACACATCATCCCGGGGACCGCCATCGGCGCCCGGATGATCGACGACCGCATCGAGGCCGTGCGCCGACTGGTACACGCGAATTCTGTCCGGCACCGCAACGGCGCGACCGACAGCGCGACCGCCGCTCACCGGCCATAG